Proteins co-encoded in one Astatotilapia calliptera chromosome 18, fAstCal1.2, whole genome shotgun sequence genomic window:
- the abhd4 gene encoding (Lyso)-N-acylphosphatidylethanolamine lipase, which yields MDNPATIAPVQNDCETETSSAWSWWPSWRPTSMSLLKTTESKILACIQNDLWARFVTLQNQYRIWTLTITNKAVRKPVEQVPKTPLVMVHGFGGGVGLWIRNLDALSRSRPVYAFDLLGFGRSSRPPFPSDAAEAEEQFVDSIEQWRQSVGLENMILLGHSLGGYLATSYAIQYPSRVSHLILVDPWGFPERPKVQNQQGQGTDVVKRPSPPRWVKAILAVVTLFNPLAVIRAAGPLGPGLVNRFRPDFKRKFEDLFDDDTMTQYIYHCNAQTPSGEVGFRAMTESLGWAKRPMLDRVHQLPASMPVTLLYGAQSWVDSSSGYKMAQIRNHSNTRVLLINEASHHVYADQPGEFNRVVENICKSVN from the exons ATGGATAACCCTGCGACCATCGCACCTGTGCAGAACGATTGTGAAACAGA GACAAGTTCAGCTTGGAGCTGGTGGCCTTCCTGGCGCCCTACCTCCATGTCCCTTTTGAAGACAACTGAATCTAAGATTCTTGCCT GTATTCAGAATGATCTATGGGCCAGATTTGTGACCCTACAAAACCAGTACCGGATATGGACTCTGACCATCACCAACAAGGCGGTTCGCAAACCTGTAGAACAAG TGCCTAAGACTCCACTGGTAATGGTTCATGGCTTTGGAGGAGGGGTGGGTCTGTGGATCAGGAACCTAGACGCCCTGAGCCGGTCAAGGCCCGTCTACGCGTTTGACCTCCTTGGTTTTGGCAGGAGTTCCAGGCCTCCCTTCCCTTCAGATGCTGCCGAGGCAGAGGAGCAGTTTGTGGACTCCATTGAACAGTGGAGGCAGTCTGTAGGCCTGGAGAACATGATTCTGCTGGGACACAGCCTGGGGGGTTACCTGGCAACCTCGTATGCCATTCAGTATCCATCTAG agtATCACACCTTATCCTGGTAGATCCCTGGGGTTTTCCGGAGCGACCCAAGGTCCAGAACCAGCAGGGCCAGGGGACAGATGTGGTGAAGAGGCCGTCCCCTCCTCGCTGGGTGAAGGCTATCCTAGCAGTCGTTACCCTCTTCAACCCACTTGCTGTGATTAGAGCAGCGGGACCGTTGG GTCCGGGCTTGGTGAACAGATTCCGTCCTGATTTCAAAAGGAAGTTTGAAGATCTGTTTGATGACGACACCATGACCCAGTACATCTACCACTGTAACGCACAAACACCAAG TGGAGAGGTGGGTTTTAGGGCCATGACGGAGTCCTTGGGTTGGGCTAAGAGGCCGATGCTGGATCGGGTTCATCAGCTGCCCGCCTCCATGCCCGTCACTCTGCTGTATGGAGCACAGTCCTGGGTGGACAGCTCATCCGGATACAAAATGGCTCAGATTAGGAACCACTCCAACACCAGAGTGCTG CTGATAAATGAAGCCTCCCACCACGTGTACGCAGATCAACCAGGGGAGTTCAACAGAGTTGttgaaaatatttgtaaatCTGTGAACTGA
- the dad1 gene encoding dolichyl-diphosphooligosaccharide--protein glycosyltransferase subunit DAD1 produces MSNSVISVISRFLDEYGTTTPNKLKVVDAYLLYILLTGALQFLYCLLVGTFPFNSFLSGFISCVGAFILAVCLRIQINPQNKGDFLSISPERAFADFLFAHTVLHLVVMNFIG; encoded by the exons ATGTCGAACTCAGTGATATCTGTTATTTCTCGGTTTCTGGACGAGTACGGCACCACGACGCCCAACAAACTCAAAGTGGTGGACGCATATCTGCTGTACATCTTGTTAACTGGAGccctgcagttcctctactgTCTCCTCGTCGGCACCTTTCCATTCAATAGCTTTCTCTCGGGCTTCATCTCTTGCGTGGGTGCTTTTATTCTCGCAG tgtgtctTCGTATCCAGATCAACCCACAGAACAAAGGAGATTTTCTGTCCATCTCCCCAGAGAGAGCCTTCGCCGACTTCCTGTTCGCTCACACCGTCCTCCATCTCGTTGTGATGAATTTCATTGGCTGA